Genomic window (Rhodothermus sp.):
CCGGTGGGGGCGCAGCTCCTGGGCCGCCACTTCGACGAGGCAACACTCCTGCAGGTGGGACAGGCTCTGATGGCAATGAGCGGTACCGTGGCCAGAACGTAACCATTTTACGTCATTCCTGAAACGAATCGTCTGTCACCAGCCAGCAAAAAGACCCATGAGTATTCTGGTCGATCGCCATACGCGCCTGGTGGTGCAAGGCATTACCGGTAAGGAAGGGACCTTTCACACGCAGCAGATGATCGAATACGGGACGAACGTGGTGGCCGGCGTCACCCCGGGCAAAGGGGGACAGAAGCACCTGGATCGTCCTGTCTTCAACACGGTGGCTGAGGCGGTCGAAAAAGAAGGGGCCAACACGTCGATTATTTTCGTACCGCCGGCCTTCGCGGCCGATGCCATCCTGGAAGCGGCTGATGCCGGTATTGAAGTGATCGTCTGCATTACCGAAGGTATCCCGGCCCGCGATATGGTGCCCGTTTATCATTATGTGAGACAGAAGGGGGTCAAACTGATCGGTCCAAACTGTCCCGGCGTCATTACCCCCGGACAGGCCAAAGTGGGTATCATGCCGGGTATGATTTTCAAAGAGGGCCCAATTGGCGTGGTGTCGCGCTCGGGCACACTCACCTACGAAGCGGTCGATCAGCTCACGCGCCTCGGACTGGGACAGAGTACCGCCGTGGGCATTGGGGGCGACCCTATAATTGGCCTGCGGTTCACAGACGTGCTTCAACTGTTCCAGAACGATCCAGAAACGGAGGCGGTGGTGCTTATCGGTGAGATTGGCGGGACAGCCGAAGAGGAAGCGGCGGCCTTCATCAAGGAGCACATGACGAAGCCGGTCTTTGCCTTCATCGCCGG
Coding sequences:
- the sucD gene encoding succinate--CoA ligase subunit alpha, which codes for MSILVDRHTRLVVQGITGKEGTFHTQQMIEYGTNVVAGVTPGKGGQKHLDRPVFNTVAEAVEKEGANTSIIFVPPAFAADAILEAADAGIEVIVCITEGIPARDMVPVYHYVRQKGVKLIGPNCPGVITPGQAKVGIMPGMIFKEGPIGVVSRSGTLTYEAVDQLTRLGLGQSTAVGIGGDPIIGLRFTDVLQLFQNDPETEAVVLIGEIGGTAEEEAAAFIKEHMTKPVFAFIAGATAPPGRRMGHAGAIIAGGKGTAEEKFRALEAAGAVVVRNPALIGETVREHLGALA